In Deinococcus roseus, the following are encoded in one genomic region:
- a CDS encoding molybdopterin-dependent oxidoreductase, with the protein MRPEVYQEVHPAQNMPAAGSDPVVLTIESSSGKTTLTQPQLESLRVIEYRTSRPDDASVPHTYQGVMVADLLDHLRLTPKKLYMVATNDYSTFINAEDVLDYPVMIAFKGDGRPLTIEDKGPLLVVFPTHAYAERFNTLEYGSKWVWFLKSIRVE; encoded by the coding sequence ATGCGGCCTGAAGTGTATCAGGAAGTGCACCCGGCGCAAAACATGCCAGCAGCAGGCAGTGATCCTGTGGTCCTGACCATCGAATCTTCCTCTGGAAAAACCACCCTCACCCAGCCCCAGCTGGAATCCTTGCGGGTCATTGAATACCGCACCAGCCGTCCAGACGATGCCAGTGTTCCCCACACCTACCAGGGCGTGATGGTGGCAGATTTGCTGGACCACCTCAGGCTCACCCCCAAAAAGCTTTACATGGTGGCCACCAACGATTACAGCACCTTCATCAATGCAGAAGATGTGCTGGATTACCCGGTGATGATTGCCTTCAAAGGAGATGGACGGCCCCTGACCATTGAAGACAAAGGACCCCTGCTGGTGGTCTTCCCCACCCATGCCTACGCTGAACGGTTCAACACCCTGGAATACGGCAGCAAATGGGTGTGGT